The following coding sequences are from one Scomber japonicus isolate fScoJap1 chromosome 3, fScoJap1.pri, whole genome shotgun sequence window:
- the rbm5 gene encoding RNA-binding protein 5 isoform X1, with product MGTDKRISRTERSGRYGSDQSRDESEWRDRRDRDQERDHNMRRWGEERRSDRYEGDRRGSRDSPEQRERKRRNSDRSEDGYHSDGDYPEQDYRREPGEEKKSKTIMLWGLSPHVTEEDICFAIDQLEGPQPVDVRLMKKKTGISRGFAFVDFYHLQDATRWMETNQKRLTIQGKSVDMHYSHPRNKYEDWLCNTCGLYNFRRRLKCFRCGAAKAESETSNNNGATETQPSGDFYGDTIILRNIAPLTTVEAIMTALAPYANLSSNNIRLIKDKQTGQNRGFAFVQLSSPLEASQLLTILQGLQPPLKLDGKTIGVDYAKSARKDLLLPDGNRVSAFSVASTAIAAAQWSSSQPQQTSDGMSEYSYLQEGYHPMSQDYQAYYHQAAGASTSQGNGILGAAPGVKIVPTAAGVVISQSAQVYPAHLITQPAVQALPLSQPLEAKPQTGNLSGVEALSMPVATLAAATVTATSTLTASGQTADTSTVPDTSSYQYDESSGYYYDPQTGLYYDPNTHYYYNSQTQQYLYWDSEKQTYVPASVDANNTASGSAAMGNKESKEGKEKKEKPKSKTAQQIAKDMERWAKSLNKQKENFRSSFQPISQEERKEAAAADAGFTLFEKKQAGGLDRFMPEVLNSPEEEAPTSSVNSSKCGLVAAYSGDSDPEEGGAEPDGGDKFQDKMTDWKKMACLLCRRQFPNKEGLIRHQQLSDLHKKNLEVHRRAQMSEAELEELERKETELKYRDRAAERREKYGIPEPPAPKKKKFSQPTPVVNYEQPTKDGLNSDNIGNKMLQAMGWKEGKGLGRNQQGITAPIEAQLRTKGAGLGVKGTNYTLSASDTYKDAVRKAMYARFTELE from the exons ATGGGAACTGATAAAAG GATTAGCCGGACCGAACGTAGCGGGAGATATGGCTCCGACCAGTCCCGTGATGAATCAGAATGGCGCGACAGACGAGACAGAGACCAAGAGCGCGATCACAACATGCGCCGCTGGGGAGAAGAGAGACGTAGTGACCGTTATGAAGGAGATCGTCGAGGATCGCGAGACAGTCCAGAG CAAAGAGAGCGGAAAAGACGTAATAGTGATAGATCAGAAGATGGTTATCACTCTGATGGCGATTACCCAGAGCAGGATTACAGACGGGAAcctggagaggagaagaagagcaaGACTATCATGCTCTGGGGTCTGTCTCCTCATGTCACTGAGGAAGAT attTGTTTTGCCATAGACCAACTGGAGGGACCCCAGCCAGTAGATGTCAGGCtgatgaaaaagaagacag GTATAAGCCGTGGTTTCGCCTTCGTGGACTTTTATCACTTGCAAGATGCTACCCGATGGATGGAGACCAATCAG AAACGTCTGACCATCCAAGGCAAAAGCGTGGACATGCACTACAGTCACCCCAGAAACAAGTATGAAGACTGGCTCTGCAATACA TGTGGCCTGTACAATTTCCGGAGGAGGCTGAAGTGCTTCAGGTGTGGAGCAGCCAAAGCTG AAAGTGAGACCAGCAATAATAATGGAGCCACAGAAACTCAACCCAGTGGAGATTTCTATGGCGACA CAATCATCCTGAGAAATATTGCACCTCTAACCACCGTGGAAGCCATCATGACAGCCCTGGCACCATACGCTAATCTTTCATCGAATAACATTCGCCTCATCAAGGACAAGCAGACGGGCCAGAACAGGGGCTTTGCTTTTGTTCAGCTGTCTTCTCCTCTG gaggCCTCCCAGCTGCTGACTATCTTACAGGGACTGCAGCCTCCTCTAAAGCTGGATGGGAAAACAATTGGAGTGGATTATGCTAAGAGTGCTAGAAA gGACCTTTTGCTACCTGACGGGAATCGTGTCAGTGCCTTTTCTGTTGCTAGCACTGCCATTGCTGCAGCCCAGTGGTCCTCAAGTCAG CCACAGCAGACCTCAGATGGAATGTCAGAGTACAGCTATTTGCAAGAAGGCTATCATCCAATGTCACAG GACTACCAAGCATACTACCACCAAGCAGCGGGAGCCAGCACCTCTCAGGGAAATGGTATTCTAGGAG caGCGCCAGGTGTAAAGATTGTTCCAACTGCAGCTGGAGTAGTTATCTCACAGAGTGCACAAGTCTACCCAGCCCATTTAATCACTCAGCCCGCTGTTCAG GCTTTGCCACTCTCCCAGCCATTGGAGGCAAAACCCCAAACGGGAAATCTTTCAGGTGTTGAAGCTTTGTCTATGCCTGTTGCTACTCTTGCTGCTGCCACTGTAACAGCTACCAGTACCTTAACAGCCTCTGGACAGACAGCAGACACCAGCACTG TTCCTGATACATCTTCATATCAGTATGATGAGTCCTCTGGCTACTATTACGATCCTCAAACTGGTCTCTACTATGACCCAAACACACAT TATTACTACAACTCTCAGACTCAGCAGTATCTGTACTGGGACAGTGAAAAACAGACATATGTCCCTGCCTCAGTCGACGCAAATAACACAGCGAGTGGCTCTGCAGCAATGGGCAACAAAGAATCTAAAGAAGgcaaggagaaaaaggagaagccCAAGAGCAAGACTGCTCAGCAG ATCGCTAAGGACATGGAGCGGTGGGCTAAAAGTCTCAACAAGCAGAAGGAGAATTTCAGGAGTAGCTTTCAACCTATTAGtcaagaagagaggaaggaggcagCAGCTGCTGATGCTGGCTTCACTTTGTTTGAAAAGAAG CAGGCCGGGGGGCTAGACAGATTCATGCCAGAGGTGTTAAATAGCCCTGAAGAGGAGGCACCGACGAGCTCAGTCAACTCCTCCAAG TGTGGCCTTGTGGCAGCCTACAGTGGAGACAGTGACCCTGAAGAGGGAGGAGCAGAGCCTGATGGTGGTGACAAATTCCAGGACAAGATGACAGACTGGAAAAAGATGGCCTGCTTGCTGTGTAGGAGACAGTTCCCCAATAAAGAGGGACTAATTAGACATCAGCAACTCTCAGACCTCCACAAG AAAAACCTGGAGGTTCACCGCAGAGCCCAAATGAGTGAAGCAGAGCTGGAGGAGttggagagaaaagagactgAG TTGAAATATagagacagagcagcagagaggagagaaaaatatgGCATCCCTGAACCCCCAGCAcccaaaaagaagaaatttagCCAACCAACACCAGTTGT TAACTATGAGCAGCCCACCAAAGACGGCCTTAACAGTGACAACATTGGAAACAAAATGCTGCAGGCAATGGGCTGGAAGGAGGGTAAAGGTCTTGGTCGCAACCAGCAGGGCATCACTGCACCAATTGAG GCACAGTTAAGAACAAAGGGAGCTGGTCTCGGTGTTAAAGGCACCAACTACACCCTCTCTGCGTCAGACACATACAAAGACGCAGTCCGTAAAGCCATGTATGCTCGCTTCACTGAACTGGAGTGA
- the rbm5 gene encoding RNA-binding protein 5 isoform X2 — MGTDKRISRTERSGRYGSDQSRDESEWRDRRDRDQERDHNMRRWGEERRSDRYEGDRRGSRDSPEQRERKRRNSDRSEDGYHSDGDYPEQDYRREPGEEKKSKTIMLWGLSPHVTEEDICFAIDQLEGPQPVDVRLMKKKTGISRGFAFVDFYHLQDATRWMETNQKRLTIQGKSVDMHYSHPRNKYEDWLCNTCGLYNFRRRLKCFRCGAAKAESETSNNNGATETQPSGDFYGDTIILRNIAPLTTVEAIMTALAPYANLSSNNIRLIKDKQTGQNRGFAFVQLSSPLEASQLLTILQGLQPPLKLDGKTIGVDYAKSARKDLLLPDGNRVSAFSVASTAIAAAQWSSSQPQQTSDGMSEYSYLQEGYHPMSQDYQAYYHQAAGASTSQGNGILGAAPGVKIVPTAAGVVISQSAQVYPAHLITQPAVQPLEAKPQTGNLSGVEALSMPVATLAAATVTATSTLTASGQTADTSTVPDTSSYQYDESSGYYYDPQTGLYYDPNTHYYYNSQTQQYLYWDSEKQTYVPASVDANNTASGSAAMGNKESKEGKEKKEKPKSKTAQQIAKDMERWAKSLNKQKENFRSSFQPISQEERKEAAAADAGFTLFEKKQAGGLDRFMPEVLNSPEEEAPTSSVNSSKCGLVAAYSGDSDPEEGGAEPDGGDKFQDKMTDWKKMACLLCRRQFPNKEGLIRHQQLSDLHKKNLEVHRRAQMSEAELEELERKETELKYRDRAAERREKYGIPEPPAPKKKKFSQPTPVVNYEQPTKDGLNSDNIGNKMLQAMGWKEGKGLGRNQQGITAPIEAQLRTKGAGLGVKGTNYTLSASDTYKDAVRKAMYARFTELE; from the exons ATGGGAACTGATAAAAG GATTAGCCGGACCGAACGTAGCGGGAGATATGGCTCCGACCAGTCCCGTGATGAATCAGAATGGCGCGACAGACGAGACAGAGACCAAGAGCGCGATCACAACATGCGCCGCTGGGGAGAAGAGAGACGTAGTGACCGTTATGAAGGAGATCGTCGAGGATCGCGAGACAGTCCAGAG CAAAGAGAGCGGAAAAGACGTAATAGTGATAGATCAGAAGATGGTTATCACTCTGATGGCGATTACCCAGAGCAGGATTACAGACGGGAAcctggagaggagaagaagagcaaGACTATCATGCTCTGGGGTCTGTCTCCTCATGTCACTGAGGAAGAT attTGTTTTGCCATAGACCAACTGGAGGGACCCCAGCCAGTAGATGTCAGGCtgatgaaaaagaagacag GTATAAGCCGTGGTTTCGCCTTCGTGGACTTTTATCACTTGCAAGATGCTACCCGATGGATGGAGACCAATCAG AAACGTCTGACCATCCAAGGCAAAAGCGTGGACATGCACTACAGTCACCCCAGAAACAAGTATGAAGACTGGCTCTGCAATACA TGTGGCCTGTACAATTTCCGGAGGAGGCTGAAGTGCTTCAGGTGTGGAGCAGCCAAAGCTG AAAGTGAGACCAGCAATAATAATGGAGCCACAGAAACTCAACCCAGTGGAGATTTCTATGGCGACA CAATCATCCTGAGAAATATTGCACCTCTAACCACCGTGGAAGCCATCATGACAGCCCTGGCACCATACGCTAATCTTTCATCGAATAACATTCGCCTCATCAAGGACAAGCAGACGGGCCAGAACAGGGGCTTTGCTTTTGTTCAGCTGTCTTCTCCTCTG gaggCCTCCCAGCTGCTGACTATCTTACAGGGACTGCAGCCTCCTCTAAAGCTGGATGGGAAAACAATTGGAGTGGATTATGCTAAGAGTGCTAGAAA gGACCTTTTGCTACCTGACGGGAATCGTGTCAGTGCCTTTTCTGTTGCTAGCACTGCCATTGCTGCAGCCCAGTGGTCCTCAAGTCAG CCACAGCAGACCTCAGATGGAATGTCAGAGTACAGCTATTTGCAAGAAGGCTATCATCCAATGTCACAG GACTACCAAGCATACTACCACCAAGCAGCGGGAGCCAGCACCTCTCAGGGAAATGGTATTCTAGGAG caGCGCCAGGTGTAAAGATTGTTCCAACTGCAGCTGGAGTAGTTATCTCACAGAGTGCACAAGTCTACCCAGCCCATTTAATCACTCAGCCCGCTGTTCAG CCATTGGAGGCAAAACCCCAAACGGGAAATCTTTCAGGTGTTGAAGCTTTGTCTATGCCTGTTGCTACTCTTGCTGCTGCCACTGTAACAGCTACCAGTACCTTAACAGCCTCTGGACAGACAGCAGACACCAGCACTG TTCCTGATACATCTTCATATCAGTATGATGAGTCCTCTGGCTACTATTACGATCCTCAAACTGGTCTCTACTATGACCCAAACACACAT TATTACTACAACTCTCAGACTCAGCAGTATCTGTACTGGGACAGTGAAAAACAGACATATGTCCCTGCCTCAGTCGACGCAAATAACACAGCGAGTGGCTCTGCAGCAATGGGCAACAAAGAATCTAAAGAAGgcaaggagaaaaaggagaagccCAAGAGCAAGACTGCTCAGCAG ATCGCTAAGGACATGGAGCGGTGGGCTAAAAGTCTCAACAAGCAGAAGGAGAATTTCAGGAGTAGCTTTCAACCTATTAGtcaagaagagaggaaggaggcagCAGCTGCTGATGCTGGCTTCACTTTGTTTGAAAAGAAG CAGGCCGGGGGGCTAGACAGATTCATGCCAGAGGTGTTAAATAGCCCTGAAGAGGAGGCACCGACGAGCTCAGTCAACTCCTCCAAG TGTGGCCTTGTGGCAGCCTACAGTGGAGACAGTGACCCTGAAGAGGGAGGAGCAGAGCCTGATGGTGGTGACAAATTCCAGGACAAGATGACAGACTGGAAAAAGATGGCCTGCTTGCTGTGTAGGAGACAGTTCCCCAATAAAGAGGGACTAATTAGACATCAGCAACTCTCAGACCTCCACAAG AAAAACCTGGAGGTTCACCGCAGAGCCCAAATGAGTGAAGCAGAGCTGGAGGAGttggagagaaaagagactgAG TTGAAATATagagacagagcagcagagaggagagaaaaatatgGCATCCCTGAACCCCCAGCAcccaaaaagaagaaatttagCCAACCAACACCAGTTGT TAACTATGAGCAGCCCACCAAAGACGGCCTTAACAGTGACAACATTGGAAACAAAATGCTGCAGGCAATGGGCTGGAAGGAGGGTAAAGGTCTTGGTCGCAACCAGCAGGGCATCACTGCACCAATTGAG GCACAGTTAAGAACAAAGGGAGCTGGTCTCGGTGTTAAAGGCACCAACTACACCCTCTCTGCGTCAGACACATACAAAGACGCAGTCCGTAAAGCCATGTATGCTCGCTTCACTGAACTGGAGTGA